Proteins from one Peromyscus eremicus chromosome 8a, PerEre_H2_v1, whole genome shotgun sequence genomic window:
- the Flywch1 gene encoding FLYWCH-type zinc finger-containing protein 1, translated as MPLPEPNEQEGERVKAGQEPSLGAKKPQESSNLVLAGDKEGSKSTGPATVSSSTPQTLPAKKQGRIIHRKRSRVDAVAPQPLEFLKTPYGGRLLVHKSFLYKQEKAVGDKVYWKCRRHSDLGCRGRAITRGFRVTVMRDHCHPPDKEGLKMRRRKEKVPCSGLPEGSEDQEEGVSLWLYPVEPEPTPQQSIEEPEEDQGYRSLALQSLPPKKRPTPGVVRYQPLEFLKTCYGGTFLVHQSFLYKREKTVGSKVYWTCREHAVNGCRSRAITQGQRVTVMRSHCHPPDMEGLRARRQQEKTIKKIQARRIGAGDLEDCDDIEDTLLQGVDSLFYRRGQGTLTLSRSRSRKRARERQESLQESPEEEDQSVDPRGPEFLRTPLGGNFLVYESFLYRREKAAGEKVYWTCRDQARMGCRSRAITQGRQVTVMRSHCHPPDLLGLETLRQREKRPGHSQWDGPEGPEFLKTPLGGSFLVYESFLFRREKATGDKVYWTCRDQARMGCRSRAITQGQRVMVMRRHCHPPDMGGLEALRERENFPNLSSWNGPEPRKPLEFLRTSLGGRFLVYESFLYRKEKAAGEKVYWMCRDQARLGCRSRAITQGRRIVVMRSHCHPPDMDGLEALREREKELFPRVAMQTRAAKKASAAKKANAAMQTSAAKKTSAAKKASEAKKASEAKKASEAKKTSTAK; from the exons ATGCCCCTACCTGAGCCCAATGAGCAGGAGGGTGAGCGTGTAAAAGCTGGCCAAGAGCCATCTCTTGGAGCCAAGAAGCCCCAAGAGTCCTCCAATCTGGTCCTGGCTGGGGATAAAGAGGGATCCAAATCGACAGGCCCTGCCACTGTATCCAGCAGCACCCCCCAGACCTTGCCGGCCAAGAAGCAGGGGCGGATAATTCACCGGAAACGTAGCAGAGTAGATGCAG TTGCCCCCCAGCCCCTGGAGTTCCTGAAGACCCCATATGGGGGGCGCCTTCTAGTCCACAAGTCATTCCTGTACAAGCAAGAGAAGGCTGTGGGGGACAAGGTGTACTGGAAATGCCGCCGGCACTCAGACCTGGGCTGCCGGGGACGGGCCATCACCCGTGGCTTTCGAGTCACAGTGATGCGGGACCACTGTCACCCACCTGATAAGGAGGGCCTGAAGATGCGGCGCCGGAAGGAGAAGGTGCCCTGCTCAGGCCTGCCTGAAGGCTCTGAAGACCAAGAAGAAGGGGTGAGCCTGTGGCTGTACCCTGTGGAGCCAGAGCCCACCCCTCAGCAAAGCATTGAAGAGCCAGAGGAGGACCAGGGGTACCGATCCCTGGCACTACAGAGCTTGCCTCCCAAGAAGCGCCCTACACCAGGAGTGG TGCGGTATCAGCCCCTTGAGTTCCTGAAGACATGCTATGGAGGCACTTTCCTGGTACACCAGTCCTTCCTCTACAAGCGCGAGAAGACGGTGGGGAGCAAGGTGTACTGGACCTGCCGGGAGCACGCAGTCAATGGCTGCCGGAGCCGCGCCATCACCCAGGGCCAGCGAGTGACGGTTATGCGCAGCCACTGCCACCCACCTGACATGGAAGGCCTGCGGGCCCGGCGACAGCAGGAGAAGACCATAAAGAAGATACAGGCAAGGCGGATTGGCGCCGGGGACTTGGAGGATTGTGATGACATCGAGGACACGCTGCTCCAAGGGGTGGACAGCTTGTTCTACCGCAGGGGGCAGGGCACACTGACTCTCAGTAGGTCCAGGTCCAGAAAGCGAGCAAGGGAGCGCCAAGAGTCCTTGCAGGAGTCTCCCGAGGAGGAGGACCAGAGTGTGGACCCCA GAGGCCCAGAGTTCCTGAGGACCCCTCTAGGGGGCAACTTCCTAGTGTATGAGTCCTTCCTCTATCGGAGGGAGAAAGCCGCTGGTGAGAAGGTGTACTGGACTTGCCGGGACCAGGCAAGGATGGGCTGTCGCAGCCGAGCCATCACCCAGGGCCGGCAGGTGACTGTGATGCGAAGCCACTGTCATCCACCTGACCTGTTAGGATTGGAGACTCTGAGGCAGCGGGAGAAACGCCCCGGCCACTCTCAGTGGGATGGCCCAG AAGGGCCTGAGTTCCTGAAGACCCCTCTGGGGGGCAGCTTCCTGGTGTATGAGTCCTTCCTCTTCAGGCGGGAGAAAGCAACTGGCGATAAGGTGTACTGGACCTGCCGGGACCAGGCACGGATGGGCTGTCGCAGCCGAGCCATCACCCAGGGCCAGCGGGTGATGGTCATGCGCAGACACTGCCACCCTCCTGACATGGGGGGCCTGGAAGCCCTGCGGGAGCGGGAGAACTTCCCTAACCTGAGCAGCTGGAACGGCCCAG AGCCTCGGAAGCCACTGGAGTTCCTGCGGACGTCCCTAGGAGGCCGGTTCCTGGTCTATGAGTCCTTCCTGTACAGGAAGGAGAAAGCCGCTGGTGAGAAGGTGTACTGGATGTGCCGGGACCAGGCTCGGCTGGGCTGCCGCAGCCGCGCCATCACCCAGGGCCGGCGGATCGTGGTGATGCGGAGCCACTGCCACCCACCTGACATGGATGGTCTGGAGGCCCTGCGGGAGCGGGAGAAGGAGCTGTTCCCCAGGGTGGCCATGCAGACCAGGGCAGCCAAGAAAGCCAGTGCAGCCAAGAAAGCCAATGCAGCCATGCAGACCAGTGCAGCCAAGAAGACCAGTGCAGCCAAGAAAGCCAGTGAAGCCAAGAAAGCCAGTGAAGCCAAGAAAGCCAGTGAAGCCAAGAAGACCAGTACAGCCAAG
- the Flywch2 gene encoding FLYWCH family member 2: protein MPQPKPSEQEGESVKGGQEPTPQPGMDVVPAAPRKPRKCSKLVLLTASKDSAKVAGAKRKGVHCIMSLGAPGPATLAKALLKTHPEAQRAIEAAPQEPEQKRSKLDPDGPEDSGWSGVSSSSPKETTVLPKAPSTSP, encoded by the exons ATGCCCCAGCCCAAGCCCAGTGAGCAAGAGGGTGAGAGCGTGAAGGGCGGCCAGGAGCCAACTCCCCAGCCTGGCATGGATGTGGTCCCAGCAGCCCCCAGGAAGCCCAGAAAATGCTCCAAACTGGTCCTGCTGACAGCGTCCAAAGACAGCGCCAAAGTGGCTGGGGCCAAGCGCAAAGGAGTGCACTGCATCATGTCCCTGGGGGCACCAGGCCCTGCCACCCTGGCCAAGGCTCTCCTCAAGACTCATCCTGAGGCTCAGCGGGCCATTGAAGCAGCCCCCCAGGAGCCTGAGCAGAAGCGTAGCAAGCTGGACCCGG ATGGCCCAGAAGACAGCGGATGGTCTGGGGTGTCTTCTTCAAGTCCCAAGGAGACCACTGTGCTCCCCAAGGCACCCAGCACTTCCCCATAA